The DNA window ctgctacaagattcattcttcatcttccagcaggctcggggactaagtgggcacacttcaccttgcggtgaatgtgcttgttctcatctcaaggctacctgctcggctggttttctactttctaaccctggcaccacgtgactacatcacctactgtcaggctcagggactagctgtgggggtatggcccccaagacatgggctgcgccccctaggggtggcccggcccacaaggttaaggcgtgcacggcgctgctcggcgtgcaccgcaagacattgtatagtaccaaataggcttactttacttataaccctacctcctccagagtatataaggagagatagGGGTCCTCTAGTGGATGTgatctatcagatcggatctacttgcagatcaatacaatacaccaaagacacaggacgtagggtattacgtcgatcagacggcccgaacctgtctaaatcgctgtctctgcgccttgtgtcaccatccggttcctgatcacgcgcactcccaccgacaaatctaccatcgcgggatacccctcggtggactgccgagcatattctgtcgacaaaaaTTGAATTGTAGTAATCATATGATTCACATGGCCTTCCTTTTAGTGGACTTCCCTACTCCTTATTAGGAAGATGCAAGGTGATCGATGAATAGCTAACATTAGCTTTCTTACATGTAAATTTAAAAGTGCCTTAATTTCATATGTTTATTCATATAAGAAATAATTATGATTTTTTTATCACCAATATATCGTAAATCATTTATGCCTATCTATTAGAAACACTAAGCATTTGAACTCCTTGTGCTAAAATTCAAATGTATGTGTACCTTACATAATATTTTCTTAGTCGCTTTATTCTTTCTAAAAACTAATAAAGTAATAATACCCAAATATTCTTGAAAAATTCCAAAATTTGAAGGGGGCCAAAATGTATCATTACAGCACACAAGAAGAAAATTTTAAAAAGCTACACTTCTATAAGCTGATGAGTTGTTTTACACCAAACGAAACATTGAAAGAAAACAATGCTTATAGAAAACATTTGAGCTTTTAGCGAAAAAATAGGCACGAGAAGTCCCGCTTGTGGATcaataaaaaatgaaaaagagCCCATTGCAACAGGTCAGAGTATATGAGCAACAACTAGTAACCATAGCCTTATCCATTCAATCTTGCTTCTTCTCTCCACCGCCCCAACTCCTGTGCGTCGAGCTCCTATTTAGACATCTTAATTATATGATGTTTTAGACATCTCTGAATTGAACTAATCTTGTCATTAAATTGGTTTGTTTGATAACATATGACTTTTGTCTTAATAGTCATGGCTCTAGTATGTGAGATGTTGCATCCTTAAAACAATGTTGAAGCTATAGTGATATCACTAAAGTCTCAATGTAGTCTTGAACACCGAAAATACCAAATGCCAGTTTTATTCACATTTTACAATCTTCTATATTGAATGATGATAATTCTATTGGTATTTGGTTACAATTTGGACTTGGTTGTAGATCTTTTTACTTTGAGTTGCACAGATAATTCGGTactctgttttagttgggatctTAACATTGCTCTTCTTATCTGTAAGACGGCAAAACTAATTTGTCAGTTTCATGTGCGTACTGGTACTTCGAAAATATGGATTGTGCAAACTGGTATTTCTTAAATATTGCAATCATTGGTGCCAACTAATAAGTTTTGCTCCTCTAATTCTCCATTTTGTTTCATCTCAGAGGGTAATCATGTGTCAGAAAGCAACCTAAATATGACCATGATTTAGATCACTTTGTGTGCAGTTGAtggctttttaaaaaaaatgggtATTGGCATATTGCAAACCTATAGATAGGGTTGAAAATAGATGGGTTAAATCTCAACTAGACCCGTCCTGTTTTCTACATTTGACCCGCTCATTTTTGTATTCTCGGAAAAATCCGAAAACAGGTCAATATGTGGATTGAGGCTCTACGGGAGCAGGACAGAAACGAGAGAACCTTCATTTCGCCCGTTTTCTCGGGATCCCGTATTTGGTTGGAAACATCCCGTATTTCATCCCCATTCCTCATATTCGGGATGAGCACAATAGACCATACCCCTAAGGCCCAATAGCTCTAGagagaattatctatttggcacTTAAACAAATCACTCTTTCGTATAAGGCATTGAAAATcttgaacttccttatctagcaCCGACTTGAAAATTTCTTCCCTAAATGGCACTGTTGTCCATTTGATGCACTAAAGGTGTCAAGTGATAGGTAAAATGATATTTATACCCTTCTATGTAGCAGTAGGCCAGCAATATGTACTGCTTGATAGGAAAAGAATAAATAGACATGTTGTGGATATGTTAGAGGTTATTTTAATTATCTTTCGATACAGGAAAAAATGTTAGAGGTTATTTTAATTATATTTTATAATGACATATGTGGATAATTTCAATGTAAATTTAATTTAGGAGGTTCctttatgtttttttttcaggTGGATAGTTTTTTTTGTGATGATAATTGTTAGAGTCTATACCAAACTAAAGGTAAGATGTTTCTTAGTATTTTGTGAATTTGTAGGATTTGCGTTTTTTTTTCTAGTGCGTCTTACTGAGATTAACATAGAGGCTCTTTTATGAACTTTAATTCTGTAACAGTAAGATAATGCTTTCTTTAATAAAAATTTCGTACAGATAACAAATtagatataataataataatactagctagctggATTATATATGCTACTAGTATGTGTATAGCTAGGGCTCACCGTGCTCCTTGGGTCTTGGAGGACTGTCCTCGCACTCCTGATCCACAAAATTCTTGGCTCGTTTCACGTattcactactacaggaatcttaACCGAGGCGATCAAAACTGATTTTTCGAGGCGGGCATCACAACTGCCACGGCcaaaaggtcacggtaaatcagGTATTTACCGAGGCCGTtaaaatgcccgcctcggtaaattaaattaaaaaaacaaaaaaagaaaaaagccgCAGCCCAACTGGGCCTGGATCTAGGCCTCCCCACTGCTGCCCCTGCACGCTCCCTGCTGCCGCCCCTGCAAGCTCCCCGCCGGCGCCACTGCAGGCTCCCCGTCGCTCGATCCGCTGCCGGGGAAGCTAGATCCAGCCTCCGCGCGCTCCCTGCCGCCCGATCCGCCACCGGGGAAGCTGGATCCAGCCTCCACACGCTCCCCGCCGCTCGATCCGCCGCCGGGGAAGCCAGATCCAGCCTCCACGCGTGAGCCACCGCCTAATCCGCACCCGtcggagagggagaagagggagtCGACGCCGAATCTGGCCTCCCCACCGGCGGATCTGGCCTCCCCATGCATTCCACCACCGGATCCGCGGAGCTagggagggagaagagggagcCACCCGATCCGCCGCTGCTCCGCTCACCGGAGGTAGAGTGAGGCCGCACTGTCGAAGGGAGAGGGAGGCCTCGCCGCCACGCCGAGGGATGGAGAGGGAGGCCACGCCGTGGGGGAGAGGGGCGCTGTGGGGAAGAGAGCCGCAGTGGAGGAGAGGGGCGCCGTTGAGAGATGGAGGAGGTCGCGAGGGAAGGAGGGAAGTCACGAGGGAAGGAGAGGGAAGTCACGGTCGCGGTGCCGAGCGCGCCGCGGAGAGAAGGGCGCATCCTGCGGcaaagagaagagagggagagtgaCTGTTAGGGTTTCTGATTTCATTTATATATTGGTGATGGTAGTGGGCTGGTGTGGGCTAGCCGGCTGGgcctgatttaccgaggcggttgagttagaatgcccgcctcggttaatgatttaCCGAGGCAGTTGTCTTAGGATGCCCGTATCGGTTAAcaggcattaaccgaggtggttttgttatattgcccgcctcggttaagcattAACTGAGGCAGTTGCTGGGCCGGTTGCCCTGCCACGAATAACCGAGGCAGGCAACAGGCCCACCCGCCTCAGAGGCCATTTTGGAAACGCCTTGTAAAACTTTTTGTGTAGTCGTGATTCCTAGAGCGGATACATGTCTTGGTCTTGTTTTTGTCTTGCAGTAGGCGATGAGCTGACAAAGGCTACAAATGCTCGCACTCTTGAGAGCCCATGGTTTCATGAAGCATCTGAGAACCCCGGGGATGAACAAGAGGATTGCTACTTGCAATAGCCTCTTGTCACCGCCTGGTGGCCAGGACTTGCAGAAGACGTAGGGGTCGTTCGGCTAGTCTGAAACTTGGcttgacttcttttttcagtcggaacagtgtttttctctcacaacattttagccagaacagtgttttcagccaatttcagccaagtttcaggcCAGCGATCAGACTCGTAGATGGCCACGGTGACCTGAGACACCACAGTGAGCAGGTGCCTGCTCCATAGCTCATTGTCTTCGATGTTGTAAGCAGTGATGCTGTCTTGTCCGCCAAGGGGGAGTAGGAGGACGGGCACCCACATCACCTCTAGCATGCCAGCCGCGGCGCTGCGGccgcctcctccaccaccaccttgaTCCTCCTCATGATGGTTGAAGAGTGTGGCAAGGGCGTAGATGGCCACAGCATCACCGGCGAGGTATGCCATCCACGCTATGGATCTGGCCCATCGAGGAATAGCAAACCTACGCAACGAGGAAAAGACCAAGAGAAAGATTTGGATGGCCATGCTGCTGAGGACGAGGACGCGCAGCTGCGACTCCTCCCACCAGTGCACAGCACTCGTGAGGcctcccatctctctctctctcgtctcgTCTGGTCGTCTCCCCCACAAACACACTGCACGCGCCGACACCAACGCCAAGTGAGGCCTCTCGTTGTCTCTTAATAAGTTTGCCTTAAGTTGAACTATTATAGGCTTGGCTATAAGTTTATAGACAAGAGTATGGTCGGTATCAGACAAGAGGATGATTTATGGCTTTCGTTTGTTCACCTCCAAATTAAAAGCACTCATGATTCTATTCCTTGCTTCTTTGTCACCTAAAATTTGAACAAGTAACGCATTGGTGCTTATGCTTTGCTTCTTTGTATCCTTACTTGTCTCTTGTCCAAAGCTTCATGCATGCATTCCATGAACTCCCGAGATAGCTCTTTTTTGTGAAGAATAAAGATGGTTGGTCCTCACTACATACCGTACACTACATACCGTAGGAATTGGTCTTTGTTAAAGACCAGGACAACAATTTGCCCAGCTAGCAGTACCCAATAATTACTAATAAAGAGAGAGAGACAGTCAGTCCTGACTCCTGAGACAGCTTTATTTACACACTGAAGAGCTTCAACACGAAGTTGGTTTACTGCTAATAAACGCTATATATTCCAGAGGTGACTCTGGCCGGGGAGAAGAAGACAATATTGTTTGCAAATGGACTGCTGATGGCCGGAGTGTACTAGCAGACTGCCAAATCGGTGTATGAAGCACAATTAGTTATTCTTTGTTTTTGAGATTGTTTTTCAAGCGTTTAATCACTCGATGACATCGATATAAAGGTACTATAAGCTATGCGCAGCACTGCAGCACTAATTCAGCTGCAtgggcatgttcgcttgaacttatcagctagaatctacagtactattctctcacaacaaatcagcttcagtcgGCTTTTcaaccggctttaataccagccgaacagaccgCCTCCAAGATATATATTGCCGCCATCCCTAAAAAAAGCAGCAGCAGTAACTAAGAACATTTGAGCTATTTCAGGATCAGGGGCCAACATACATACACGTGGAAAGTTTCCAATGTTTAGAGAAACGATAATGATATAATTAAGATGTTCGGATGCACGGACGCCTCACTCCGCTCACTCCCGCACGCGCCGCTCGCCTAGCGACCCTATCTGGTCGTCTCGTCCGTGCGGCCAGATGCTCGCTGCGTCTCCGTGCCCATCCGCCCACACCACTCTACCTAGCCGTCGCTGGTCCCCCTCAGCGCCACGCCCCCGCCACGCCATGCCCCATCTCCTGCGGCCTCCTCCATGCTGTCTCCCCGTGCTACCTCCTTTGCGTCGCATTCCCCACCGGGCCTAGACTACCTCGCCCACCTCCACCGCGCTGCCTCCTCGCCACGGCCGGCCTACTCGCCGCGACCGCCTCCACCAAGGTGGCACGCTGTGGCCGCCTCCACCGAGCCGGCGAGCCTCCACGATGGATGCTCTAGCAAGCAGGTGAGGGGGACGAGATTTGTGTGACGCAGCGCCCGCCAATGAGTTGCCCGTGTCACTGCAGCACGGCAAGGTCGATGCACCGCCGCGTatgcctccattcgtccaagcaaagcccatgttgcaagagtatatttcaagtgtttcagatgtttcatctggatgttgcaagtgtttcatcttgatgttgcaaaagtagatcgaaatGTTGGacgtgttgcaatggctatacacgtatgttttaagtttatgttccaaatgtttcatcttgtTTTCCcgacgtatgtttgcaagtgttttatctggatgttgcatatcttttcacacatatgaagtgtttttcaggtgttttttgcaagtattttatatGCATGTTTCGAGTGTTTTAACTATTTcgtacgtatgttgtaagtgttttatctagatgttttaaaaatagatctggtgttgcagctAATGTTTCAGatgcatatttcatgtgtttcatcgaccttcagacgtatgttgcaagtgttgcatccggatgtttcaaaaatagatcgcATGTTGCATCTATGTCCTCGCTTTTCTATTGCCTCACCttcgcctcggtgtctcctcctcctcccagtgCCGGCTAGGCATCCACCGCACCTCCCCCTCTTCTGGATGCTGGCATAGCCACCTGCTGTAGATGCTGGCCGCGTGCATGCGCCTGAGAAGCGAAGGGGCGCGAGCGGGGACTCTCCATGTGCAGTCGGGCGGCGCGGGTCCTGCATAGGCGGGCGCGGGATGCAGGTGCGTGGGGAGAGACGGAGTGCAGGCGTGAGCGTCCAGACGCGGGCGTCTGTCTAGACGTCCGGGCATTAGCACTGCTGTTAGAAAAAAAATGTATGTAATATACTTAGTGCTAAACTGCTACTGCCAGTAGTGCCTTTTCTATTGGGCCTTCCCCTCGAACATTTTGGGTCGGAGTCGGATTGaataagggcttgtttggtttgTCTGAGTTCCGAAACATGAGCTTTCAAGATCCACTTTTGAAATCCCGTTTGGGTTGAAATGAAATGTTCTCTTGTTCCGTGTTCCTTCTAAATGTGCCATGAATAATATAATACTACTATCTTATTATTCCATCAAAACAACTTTTCTGCCCGTTATCAATTAGAGATAGACATTTAGGGCATATTTGTTTGGTGACCAAAACTTGCCATGTCTAACCTTCGGCAAACTGTGGCTGTCATAGAAAGTATGGTGAGCAAAATCGAAGCCGTGGCAAGTTTTGGCACGAAAATGAGTCTATGACATGTGGGACATGGTGCTAGAAAAGTTCGACGTGCCATAGCTGTGACAGTAAATCAAACAACTGCTGAAGAAACTGTGGCATGATCAACCTTTGGCATGACAAGCTTTGGTCTCCGACCAAACACGCCCTTACACAATCATTTAAGTTTGTATCTAGACCCACTTTAAGCAAGTTTTCTGCGTGAAACTGGTGGGACCACACCAATAATTTCATTGGGACCAAAACATCCTTGGTAAAATTGCAATACTTACAAAGGTGGATACATGTTTCCGGCTCTAATCTTCACAACTTAGCTTTCAGGTTAGGTCATGAGGTCAGCCTCGCTGACGTAGGTTCTTTGCTGTCACAAAACTTGTGTCTGTAGCATTACTGTACTAGTAGGGTCCAAGTGAAGAACATGGTATTTATACcgtttgtttcgctgaaatttggcggcggcggctgctgctgctgattcgttgtgagaaaaaaactTCGTTTTCTAAAAAGTACTGCTAAAATAGTGCTAAAAAACATAGCGTATGTTTCCGCCTTAGCTTCACCTTTTTTGTCCTCTCAttttggttgcattctttctttGATTTCAGCTTTAAGAATATAATATAATAGTAATTAACAAGACTTGACTGCACACTATATTTATGTCAGTACAGTACACTTGAACATCATGacttcgcttgaacttatcagcccggcttatcagccatggtacagtgtttttcttccGCCAAAGTTTTATGGAGCTTATTATGATGTCCTAAGTGTGAGTTAAATGCTAATCCTATGCCAAATTTCTTTCATAGAATTTGTACTACAATATTATGATACTATCAACTCCAAATCCCACTTTAGAATCCTATGTACATGCAGTGCAGATCATTGCTTGGATTAGTCCAGTCTGGAACTGAACTTTGGACAAGGTGAACTGCACCACTGTGTCGTGTTCAGGTTGCATACTGAGCGGTGGTGATAAGTTGTCAGGCAAGATGAAAAACAACATTGCTTACCGACAGACAGTGATCGACCGCATCAGTGTTTAGAAAACCTATGTACTGTGACGTAATGGTGAGAATGCTTAGTGCTGGAATGGTGTAGGTGAATGTTGATCCTAGGAATGGGAGAAGTAGAtggtgaattttttttatttgttagcTACAGTGTATGCAGTTTTTTAATCATGGAAGTGAGCAGGAGCTCTGAATTCATTCAGTGGAACCCAAGTACCCAACGCAAAGCAGTAGCAGTTTAAGctgaagctagaagaaaaagagtgCCCGGCCCGAGGGAGTGGGCTTAGTTGGGCCGACGCCGGGCCATAGCCCAATAGCCAGAAGTGGCCCGTGAGCTAAAAGCAGAACGGACCCGGTTTCCTTCCCTCCTAATCTTGCCTGTAACGGAAACTACATTTCATCTGTGCCTCTGACATGTGGGCCGTCCTTCCTTCTCACACAAACAGGAGACATCGTGTCTGTGCCTCTGTCGGGTGGGCCATGCGTCCTCCTCTACTGGTTGCTTGCTTGCTGTACGTGTACATACATCGACGCTGTACAAAGACACTGACACACGCGTAGCGCGGGGAGGACGGACGAGGCGGAGCAGTAAAAACAGCATTTGCTTTTTCTACCCACCACTGCCTTTTCACCTTTCCTCCTCATCAAATCACATCACtgctcccttcccttcccttctctTTTCAGTTCTCACCGCGCAGGCTCAACAGAGGCCAGGCCAGAGAGGCAGAGCAGTTCACTTCATCCACGCCCTGCCTTCGCTTCGTCGCCGGCCTGTGAGTGCGAGCAAGAACCACTTCGATCGGCGTGGGCGAGGGTTTCGCTGCAGCGCGAGTGCGATCGCCGCCTTCCGTCCTCTTCCTTCTTGGAGCAGTGCGGCAGTGGGGCTTCAGCACGCCAAGCGAAGCAAAGCGGATTCCAAGGTACGGACCGTACCACGAAACCCCAACCGCAGCATTTCCTTTCCCTTTGCTTCCCCCCGCTTTCTTGCTTGCTTGATCCGACGAGCAGCACAACACCATAAAGCTAGTGCCTTTCGTCTAGTCCGCACGAGATGATCTCTCGGATCCTTTTCTGCTCTGGTTGTAATCATTATGCTTCTTGGATGTATTTGGGTCGAACTACTTCACTCTTTAGTAGAAAAGTAGCGGTCTCGCTCGATCGATCATGCGCCGCGCTTGTTACCCCGAGGATTCGATTGGTTCGTGTGCGTCCGCTGATGATTCGAGGGTAGGATTTCCCTCATACTCCTAGCCTTCAGCCATTGCAGATGCAGGGCATTGATTCTGAAAAAATCGTGAATAGAGCAGGGTTTTGTGGGCAGGGGGATTTTCTCCACCCCCGAAGCATAAACAAAGACAGGGGTAATCTTTCGAAAAAGAAGCTTTTCTTTCtaataaagtaaaaaaaaaagtacCCACGGAAATGTCCAAATTgcaaataaaaaaaaaggaaagtaaAGGATATATTTTAACCCGAAACGGATATCTTtgtatcttttttctttttgttattTCTACTGAAATTCTTTGATTCACTTTTTGAATTTAAGTAACTAAACCCATTCTTAATTTTggaatattttaatgagagaaatTGGAAAAATCCGGAATTCcagtattttttctttttcttattttgttttttgAATTCCTTTAGAAAGAGATAAGAATAGGTTTGGTGAATCGGAAACAATTTTATAGAAAAATTGAACTATAAATTTAAACTAAAAATTGCAATTTCTTTTGTGTTGGGAGAACTGGGCATTGTACTGAGAGACATTGATTAAACTGCTGCGCATCATTTTGGTACTCATTTCCATGTACGAGTTCAGGGACTCGGCCTTCGTCTCTTGCTTTACCTCCATGTGCTAGTACATATCAACAGTCAGGAACCAGGGGTAGTCGAATTTGTTGGAGCTCATTACCAACCTTAACGACTCTGACCTTGTAATGTAGCTGCATACTACTCATCATTGAAATTCAGTTTGCATTATTATTATCATCACTAAATTGTGTAAAATGGGCCACTCCCAAAATATTTGTGCACCATGATATGAAAAAGAAAGTCTCAGTAAAGGTCATCTGCTCACTTTGATATGTAGATGTACCTAattattttgccttcttttctgttgtgatgaatCAGAGAAAACAACTCTGAAAACTTACTGTTCAGCAAGTGAGATTTTTCTTGAACTGTAGTGTACAATAAGCTGAGTCGAATGATATGATAATACAAAATTGTAGTATCTGTATTTGCATTACAGTCATTTGATCTTTGCTTTCATGTTTAGAAAATAAGTAGTTGTGATTCCTGAACAACATTACCTTTTCTTGCCTCATGCATCAACCATGCAACTGGATACACATCAGCTTTTTTTGAGCTGATGTGTATCCAGTTGCATGTTTGATACACATCAGCTTGACAGTGCAGTATATTTATTCCTTTCCTTTGGTTTCTCATCTTGCTAGTATCAGTACAATGGTGGCGAGCAAATCCTCGTGGAGCCAGGTTGTAAAAAATACCAGGCCAACAAACCTGTCCATTCCCGCAAGAAACCTCAAACAGCAAGACCTTGGAGCTGTGATATTTGGTTGCACTAACAATACCATTGCAGAATGTCACTCACGACAACTTTTTGGTATGCTCTTGGTTTGTCTTCATCACAACAACTCTTCTCTAAGCTTTGTATTTACAAAACTGAGCTACCCCTTTAATGCATTTGGGCATATCAACTTGTTGAGGGATCCATTGACTTAGTTACCGTGTGTGTCATGTTTCAGGATTGCCAAAAGGACATATTTCATATGTACGAAACATTAAGGAAGGACTACCTCTCTTCCTCTTCAATTATGCTGATCGCAAATTGTACGGTATTTACGAAGCTGCAGGGAATGGCAAGTTCTGTCCTGAATCAAATGCATGGTCACATGATAGCAAGGGCAAAACAAGCTATCCTGCCCAGGTACAATCCCTGGTGTCTGTACTTTGAATGTCATCTTCTTTTTCACTCTCAGTAAAATGGCTTCTATATTCATGCCCTTTTATTTGTTTAGGTTGCAATGCGGGTAAGGGTGTGGTGTTTCCCGCTAGCAGAGAATCAGTTTAGAAATGCTATTATAGCCAATTACTATCAGAACACACCCGGCGTCCCTGGCCGGAAGCTCCATTTTTTCAAGTTTGAATTGGATCATGCTCAAACATGTGTTTTGATGGATATGTttactccttctccttctcccccCAACAATTTCTGGATGCCCCCTGCCGCAGCACCAGCTGATGATCATGGGAGAGAATTAGTGCTGTCACCTGGATGGGCACCAGAGTGTGAGGGGAACGATAACCTCAAATCAGAAAAGCTTGTAAAGTCATATGCAGACATAGTGAAGAAGAACAAATTCGAGGAAGTTGGGACACGAGATGTGGATGCGGAACATGCAAGCTCAGGTAATGAATCTTCTGGTTGCTTCGATGAACTGGATTGTCAATACACATCACCAGAGAGGGAGGACTATGCACTATCATATAGGGTGGTTCCAGTGAAACAACAACAGTACCCTGATAAGCAGGGAAAAATTCTGAGCTTTGATCAGGTGTTTCAAGGGTGCATGACTTTTCCTGGTCAGCAGTGGCATTCTGATTTTTATGCCAATGCTACTGAAACTGAAGATAATGATGCATATAGCTGCAAGTATGCCCAAGAAGTCTTAGATTATGATTTTTGTGCAATTCTGGATGGGAACTCTCATTTGCCAGAAACCTTAGATTCTGAAGTTGATAAGCTGTCCTTGGAGCATTCTTTGCTGGTCCAGTTATTGGACTCTGAATCATGCACAGAAGCTAAGGTCATAACTTTTAACTCAGCTGATATCTGCATCCCAACTTATCATCCTTGTTTTGTGCTTCAGTTCATTCAGTCTAGCGAACATGCTTAGTTCTTGTCTATCTATTGCAAAATTTCTCACAAAATTTTGTTTGTGCAGCTGATTGATGTAGTTAAAGAGTTATCTGGACGAATAGAGGTGATGGAGAAGAAGCAGGTCTCTTCTTTATGCTACAACCTCATGAAATGCCTTGCATCTGTTATACTGAGCCATGCAATCTTAAATTTATGGAAATGTTATATGCCAAAAAAAAAACCCCAGAAATTACACTTTGAATAGATGTGTTGATAACTTAGCATGACAATGTAGGAACCAAGAAAATAGA is part of the Miscanthus floridulus cultivar M001 chromosome 9, ASM1932011v1, whole genome shotgun sequence genome and encodes:
- the LOC136483423 gene encoding uncharacterized protein; this encodes MVASKSSWSQVVKNTRPTNLSIPARNLKQQDLGAVIFGCTNNTIAECHSRQLFGLPKGHISYVRNIKEGLPLFLFNYADRKLYGIYEAAGNGKFCPESNAWSHDSKGKTSYPAQVAMRVRVWCFPLAENQFRNAIIANYYQNTPGVPGRKLHFFKFELDHAQTCVLMDMFTPSPSPPNNFWMPPAAAPADDHGRELVLSPGWAPECEGNDNLKSEKLVKSYADIVKKNKFEEVGTRDVDAEHASSGNESSGCFDELDCQYTSPEREDYALSYRVVPVKQQQYPDKQGKILSFDQVFQGCMTFPGQQWHSDFYANATETEDNDAYSCKYAQEVLDYDFCAILDGNSHLPETLDSEVDKLSLEHSLLVQLLDSESCTEAKLIDVVKELSGRIEVMEKKQAWSNKEVKHLQGVNERLLKRIVELKGTVKTLNSKIDPLTLDDSLNQFVEQCLGSEDVIYLVGGFDGFSFLPSLDSFSPSLDVLTPLKPMAVGKSYTSTVALQGKIFVLGGGDGACWFDTVDYYDRSRDDWSTCPSLTRDKGSLAGVSVNGRIYAFGGGDGTECFSDVEMFDPTHGKWIKNQPMLEKRFALAGVALNGVIYAVGGFNGVQYLSSAERLDPREPNWKMLPKMSAGRGCHTLTVLNEKIFSIGGYDTGAKAMVATVEVYEPRMPSWVMVEPMNYTRGYHSSAVLGGSIFTFGGVKGEADTILDVVERYKEGCGWVTTGLKSIGRRCYCSAIVL
- the LOC136479236 gene encoding uncharacterized protein, with translation MGGLTSAVHWWEESQLRVLVLSSMAIQIFLLVFSSLRRFAIPRWARSIAWMAYLAGDAVAIYALATLFNHHEEDQGGGGGGGRSAAAGMLEVMWVPVLLLPLGGQDSITAYNIEDNELWSRHLLTVVSQVTVAPYVFCKSWPPGGDKRLLQVAILLFIPGVLRCFMKPWALKSASICSLCQLIAYCKTKTRPRHVSALGITTTQKVLQGVSKMASEAGGPVACLGYSWQGNRPSNCLS
- the LOC136479235 gene encoding glycine-rich protein 5-like; this encodes MHGEARSAGGEARFGVDSLFSLSDGCGLGGGSRVEAGSGFPGGGSSGGERVEAGSSFPGGGSGGRERAEAGSSFPGSGSSDGEPAVAPAGSLQGRQQGACRGSSGEA